Proteins from a genomic interval of Watersipora subatra chromosome 10, tzWatSuba1.1, whole genome shotgun sequence:
- the LOC137407064 gene encoding uncharacterized protein, whose translation MCKKTFSRYGIPHKVQSENGPQFMPAEFASFSREWDVIHKTSSPVCQQSNGKAESAVKIVKKPMRRFQDPYQALLKYRNTPTAVMSTSPVERMLGRSTRFMLLTEVDNKREKNETVLKEKQKKKLVTQTSHDKGAKDLRTLNFGDPVLLKDFKASKWCHGKILDQLADRSPTVWNENTDAIVYRSRVDLKRDPTSSEIPAIMAPIPD comes from the coding sequence ATGTGTAAAAAGACCTTCTCCAGATATGGAATACCACATAAGGTTCAATCAGAAAATGGACCTCAATTCATGCCAGCAGAGTTTGCCTCTTTTAGCCGAGAGTGGGATGTCATCCACAAAACCAGTTCTCCGGTTTGTCAACAATCGAATGGCAAGGCCGAATCAGCAGTCAAAATAGTTAAGAAGCCGATGAGAAGATTTCAAGACCCTTACCAGGCACTGCTAAAGTACAGGAACACACCAACAGCAGTTATGTCAACATCACCAGTTGAGAGGATGCTGGGCAGATCCACAAGGTTTATGCTACTAACGGAAGTTGATAATAAGAGAGAAAAAAATGAGACAGTACTCAAAGAGAAACAGAAAAAGAAGTTAGTTACCCAAACAAGTCATGACAAAGGAGCCAAAGACTTGCGCACCTTAAACTTTGGTGATCCAGTACTACTGAAAGACTTCAAGGCCTCTAAATGGTGTCATGGAAAGATACTAGACCAGCTAGCAGATAGATCACCCACTGTCTGGAATGAGAATACAGATGCCATCGTTTATAGAAGTAGAGTAGACCTCAAACGAGACCCTACTAGTTCTGAGATACCAGCCATCATGGCACCTATACCAGATTAG